A region from the Paraurantiacibacter namhicola genome encodes:
- a CDS encoding primosomal protein N' — translation MNRVRLLIFNAALGPLDYRVPDGMQVVPGSVVSAPLGPRQIIGIVWEAERLPGEAVPDAKLRPILDVLPVPPLRGELRRLIEWTADYYCAPIAHVARMVLASGGALKGPATMTEYRLSGGLPERMTPKRELAMAALEGEQATIRELAETAGVSDAVLRGLVNQGVLEPVEVDCDRPYPQARADHDEPVLEESQVEAAGTFVEAVTARQFAPFLLDGVTGSGKTEVYFEAVAEALRLGRQVLVLLPEIALTENFLRRFEERFGAPPVTWHSSLKSTERRRAWRAIATGHAQVVVGARSALFLPYANLGLVVVDEAHEVSFKQDDGVRYNARDVAVMRARFEKIPVILASATPALESLQMAESGIYTRVELASRYGGATLPDISLVDLTEEKPERGRWLAPRLAKEMEARLERGEQSLLFLNRRGYAPLTLCRNCGFRFQCSNCSAWLVEHRFTQKLACHHCGHEEAPPATCPDCGEPDCMVACGPGVERIADEVAEILPEARVAVVTSDTLNSPERAAQFVAQAEGGAIDVIVGTQLVTKGFHFPELTLVGVVDADLGLEGGDLRAAERTYQQVAQVAGRAGRGSKPGEVLIQTRHPDAPVIAALANGDRDAFYEAETEARRDAGAPPFGRWAAIIVSSEDEAEARDAARAIGGTRPDLADIAVLGPAPAPMALLRGRYRYRLLLNARRSAELQDVIRKWLGALDFPRGVRVHVDVDPYSFV, via the coding sequence ATGAACCGCGTCCGACTCCTCATCTTCAATGCCGCGCTCGGCCCGCTGGATTACCGCGTGCCCGATGGCATGCAGGTGGTGCCCGGCAGCGTGGTCAGCGCCCCGCTGGGCCCCCGGCAAATCATCGGCATTGTCTGGGAGGCTGAACGCCTGCCGGGTGAGGCTGTTCCGGATGCCAAGCTGCGCCCGATCCTGGACGTGCTGCCCGTGCCGCCCCTGCGGGGGGAACTGCGCCGCCTGATCGAATGGACGGCGGATTACTATTGCGCGCCCATCGCCCATGTCGCGCGCATGGTGCTGGCCAGCGGCGGGGCACTGAAGGGCCCCGCCACCATGACCGAATACCGCCTGTCCGGCGGCCTGCCCGAACGCATGACGCCCAAGCGCGAACTGGCCATGGCGGCGCTGGAAGGCGAGCAGGCAACCATCCGCGAGCTGGCCGAGACGGCCGGCGTGTCCGACGCCGTGCTGCGCGGTCTGGTCAACCAGGGCGTGCTGGAGCCGGTGGAGGTCGATTGCGACCGCCCCTACCCCCAGGCGCGCGCCGACCATGACGAGCCGGTGCTGGAGGAAAGCCAGGTGGAGGCAGCCGGAACCTTCGTGGAGGCCGTGACTGCAAGGCAGTTCGCGCCCTTCCTGCTCGACGGCGTCACCGGGTCCGGCAAGACCGAAGTCTATTTCGAGGCCGTGGCAGAGGCGCTGCGGCTGGGGCGGCAGGTGCTGGTCCTGCTGCCCGAAATCGCGCTGACTGAAAACTTCCTGCGCCGGTTCGAGGAGCGCTTCGGCGCGCCGCCCGTCACATGGCATTCAAGCCTGAAATCGACCGAGCGGCGCCGCGCATGGCGAGCCATCGCCACCGGACATGCGCAGGTGGTGGTCGGCGCCCGCTCTGCCCTATTCCTGCCCTATGCGAACCTCGGCCTGGTGGTGGTGGACGAAGCGCATGAGGTCAGCTTCAAGCAGGATGACGGCGTGCGCTACAACGCCCGCGACGTGGCCGTGATGCGCGCCCGGTTCGAGAAGATCCCCGTCATCCTGGCCAGTGCCACGCCCGCGCTGGAGAGCCTGCAGATGGCCGAAAGCGGCATCTACACCCGCGTGGAGCTCGCCAGCCGGTACGGCGGGGCGACGCTGCCGGATATCTCGCTGGTGGACCTGACGGAAGAGAAGCCGGAGCGCGGGCGCTGGCTCGCTCCGCGGCTGGCCAAGGAAATGGAGGCAAGGCTGGAGCGCGGCGAACAGTCGCTGCTGTTCCTCAACCGCCGCGGTTACGCCCCGCTGACGCTATGCCGGAATTGCGGCTTCCGCTTCCAGTGCAGCAATTGCAGCGCCTGGCTGGTGGAGCACCGCTTCACGCAGAAACTCGCCTGCCACCATTGCGGGCACGAGGAAGCGCCGCCCGCGACCTGCCCCGATTGCGGGGAGCCGGATTGCATGGTCGCGTGCGGCCCCGGCGTGGAGCGCATCGCGGATGAGGTGGCCGAGATTTTGCCCGAGGCGCGCGTGGCCGTGGTCACCAGCGACACGCTCAATTCTCCCGAACGCGCGGCGCAATTCGTGGCGCAGGCGGAAGGCGGCGCGATCGACGTCATCGTGGGCACGCAGCTGGTCACCAAGGGGTTTCACTTCCCCGAACTGACGCTGGTGGGCGTGGTCGATGCGGACCTGGGGCTGGAAGGCGGGGACTTGCGCGCAGCAGAGCGCACGTACCAGCAGGTGGCGCAGGTGGCCGGGCGCGCAGGTCGCGGTTCTAAGCCAGGCGAGGTTCTGATCCAGACCCGCCATCCCGATGCGCCGGTCATCGCCGCGCTGGCGAATGGCGACCGCGATGCCTTTTACGAGGCCGAGACAGAGGCACGGCGCGATGCCGGTGCGCCGCCCTTCGGCCGCTGGGCCGCCATCATCGTGTCGAGCGAGGACGAGGCGGAAGCGCGCGATGCTGCTCGTGCCATTGGCGGCACGCGGCCTGACCTTGCCGATATCGCGGTGCTCGGCCCGGCGCCCGCCCCCATGGCGCTGCTGCGCGGCCGGTACCGCTATCGCCTGCTGCTGAACGCCCGGCGCAGCGCGGAATTGCAGGACGTAATCCGCAAATGGCTCGGCGCGTTGGATTTCCCGCGCGGCGTGCGTGTGCATGTGGACGTGGATCCCTACAGCTTCGTGTGA
- a CDS encoding ArsR/SmtB family transcription factor, with protein MLLEPALRALADASRLRIMRLVARMELSVGELAQVLGQSQPRVSQHVAKLVDAGLLSRQREGNSVFLRPSARDGGQRAPSPVAETLARLLALAEREDTDFAAQIEADRARLTAIRDAREREAEQYFARHADDWDDLRESFGPERPVEVALLGALGPAALGHLLDIGTGTGRIAELLSPRATKVTALDKSLDMLRVARARLQALGPGQVDLVQGDFTDLPFPAASFDTVLFHQVLHFAADPAGPLREAARVVRPHGRIAVIDLAAHQREELRTRHAHARLGFDDAAMAALLAETGFEPADPVHVPGRELDVTIWTARRRALPEDSQQKAAL; from the coding sequence ATGCTGCTGGAACCCGCCTTGCGTGCCCTTGCCGATGCTTCGCGCCTGCGGATCATGCGGCTGGTTGCGCGCATGGAACTCTCGGTCGGTGAGCTTGCGCAGGTACTTGGGCAAAGCCAGCCGCGCGTATCGCAGCATGTTGCCAAGCTGGTCGATGCCGGGCTGCTGTCGCGCCAGCGCGAAGGCAATTCGGTTTTCCTGCGCCCCTCGGCCCGCGATGGCGGCCAGCGAGCCCCCTCTCCCGTGGCGGAAACGCTTGCCCGCCTGCTGGCGCTGGCAGAGCGGGAAGACACGGACTTTGCGGCGCAGATAGAGGCCGACCGCGCCCGCCTGACCGCGATCCGCGACGCGCGCGAGCGTGAGGCCGAACAGTATTTCGCCCGTCATGCCGACGATTGGGACGATTTGCGCGAAAGCTTCGGTCCGGAACGCCCGGTAGAAGTCGCGCTGCTGGGTGCCCTCGGCCCCGCCGCGCTCGGCCATTTGCTGGATATCGGCACGGGCACGGGCCGGATTGCCGAACTGCTGTCCCCCCGCGCCACGAAGGTGACTGCGCTGGACAAGAGCCTGGACATGCTGCGCGTCGCCCGCGCGCGGCTGCAGGCGCTGGGCCCCGGGCAGGTGGACCTTGTGCAGGGCGATTTCACCGACCTGCCCTTCCCCGCCGCCAGCTTCGATACCGTGCTGTTCCACCAGGTGCTGCATTTCGCCGCCGATCCTGCCGGTCCGCTGCGAGAGGCTGCACGGGTGGTACGCCCGCATGGCCGCATCGCCGTGATCGACCTGGCAGCGCACCAGCGCGAGGAACTGCGCACCCGCCACGCCCATGCGCGGCTGGGTTTTGACGATGCTGCCATGGCCGCACTCCTGGCCGAAACCGGTTTCGAACCCGCCGACCCGGTCCATGTGCCCGGGCGGGAACTCGACGTAACGATCTGGACAGCGCGCCGCCGCGCCCTGCCCGAAGACAGCCAGCAGAAGGCCGCACTCTGA
- the metF gene encoding methylenetetrahydrofolate reductase [NAD(P)H] — protein MPSDNAPDLSDFATQPIFAGLPGDIRVSFEVFPPKTDAGEDKMLDAVKTLATLGPDFVSVTYGAGGSTRERSKAICERIAAEADVPVAAHLTCVNASKEETLEVADGLWNAGIRHIVALRGDMPNSDGALDVPFQAHPDGYGCAAELVEGLAGLHPFEISVSAYPEVHPEARCADEALDYLKRKLDAGASRAITQFFFSTDAFLRFRDCAAAAGIDKPIVPGILPVTDLARTRKMASECGAEVPDWIADLFEGLDDQPQARELVSSTVNAEFCRRLYAEGVRDYHFYTLNKSKLAYATCHMLGLRPVKPNKQEKAA, from the coding sequence ATGCCATCCGACAATGCCCCCGACCTGAGCGATTTCGCCACCCAGCCGATCTTTGCCGGCCTGCCGGGCGATATCCGCGTGTCCTTCGAAGTCTTCCCGCCCAAGACGGACGCGGGCGAGGACAAGATGCTGGATGCGGTCAAGACGCTCGCCACGCTGGGGCCGGATTTCGTCTCCGTCACTTATGGCGCGGGCGGCTCCACGCGCGAACGCAGCAAGGCGATTTGCGAGCGTATCGCAGCTGAGGCGGACGTGCCGGTTGCCGCGCACCTGACTTGCGTCAACGCCAGCAAGGAAGAGACACTGGAGGTCGCCGACGGGCTGTGGAACGCCGGTATCCGCCACATCGTGGCGCTGCGCGGCGACATGCCCAACAGCGACGGCGCGCTGGACGTGCCGTTCCAGGCGCATCCCGATGGCTATGGCTGCGCCGCCGAACTGGTAGAGGGGCTGGCAGGTCTGCACCCCTTCGAAATCTCCGTCTCGGCCTATCCGGAAGTGCATCCGGAAGCCCGCTGCGCGGACGAGGCGCTCGATTACCTGAAGCGCAAGCTGGATGCCGGTGCCAGCCGCGCCATCACGCAGTTCTTCTTCAGCACCGATGCCTTCCTGCGCTTTCGCGACTGCGCGGCGGCGGCCGGTATCGACAAGCCGATCGTGCCCGGCATCCTGCCGGTGACCGACCTGGCCCGCACCCGCAAGATGGCCAGCGAATGCGGGGCCGAAGTGCCGGACTGGATCGCCGATCTGTTCGAAGGGCTGGACGACCAGCCGCAGGCGCGCGAACTGGTGTCCTCCACCGTCAACGCCGAATTCTGCCGCCGCCTCTATGCCGAAGGCGTGCGGGATTATCACTTCTACACCTTGAACAAGTCGAAGCTCGCCTATGCGACATGCCACATGCTTGGCCTGCGCCCGGTGAAGCCGAACAAGCAGGAGAAAGCCGCATGA
- the cobT gene encoding cobaltochelatase subunit CobT has product MADESPQDRFKTALTAAARAVSREAEAEVNFTADTPSASGKLLRVPAPGRNLPPEAARQARGFADSFSLRLRHHDASLHRKGMPGEPLARAVYETIERVRYEALGEKNFTGMRENLASAIDLRTRADPISRATGSEDVPLETALGLMLREALTGQPIPDAGKAGVEMVREFVESRTGDDFERLAGMVDDQEAFQSLSVDMLRHLELIAPEAPPEEPEDGLDLDEDSPDEQDTDQDTGEQDAGETSEQEMRAEMGESDGGDEDEDSLSEQDMNDGDPGEDGDEGMMPVRPNRQWTDVPDSFDYQPFTQAFDEVVEASELCDAEELDRLRAYLDSQLTGLQGIVTRLANRLQRRLMAQQNRSWDFDQEEGLLDAARLARVVISPGHSLSYKVEQEQDFKDTVVTLLIDNSGSMRGRPISIAAISADIMARTLERCGVKVEILGFTTRAWKGGQSREKWLSDGKPQGPGRLNDLRHIIYKKADEPMRRARRSLGLMMREGLLKENIDGEALLWAHTRLLARPEDRRILMVISDGAPVDDSTLSVNSAGYLEMHLRKVIEWIEKQSPVQLVAIGIGHDVTRYYKRAVTIMDVEQLGGTIIEQLADLFEVE; this is encoded by the coding sequence ATGGCCGATGAATCCCCGCAGGACCGTTTCAAGACCGCGCTGACCGCGGCGGCGCGCGCCGTTTCGCGAGAGGCGGAGGCGGAGGTGAACTTCACCGCCGATACGCCGTCCGCCAGTGGCAAGCTGCTGCGCGTACCCGCGCCGGGCCGCAACCTGCCGCCCGAGGCTGCCAGGCAGGCCCGCGGATTTGCCGACAGCTTCAGCCTTCGCCTGCGCCACCATGACGCCTCGCTGCACCGCAAGGGCATGCCCGGCGAGCCGCTAGCGCGCGCGGTGTACGAGACGATCGAGCGTGTCCGCTACGAGGCGCTGGGCGAGAAGAATTTCACCGGCATGCGCGAGAACCTCGCCAGTGCCATCGACCTGCGCACCCGCGCCGACCCGATCTCCCGCGCCACCGGCAGCGAGGATGTGCCGCTGGAGACCGCGCTCGGCCTGATGCTGCGCGAGGCGCTGACCGGCCAACCGATCCCCGATGCGGGCAAGGCCGGCGTGGAGATGGTGCGCGAATTCGTGGAAAGCCGCACGGGTGACGATTTCGAGCGGCTGGCGGGCATGGTGGACGACCAGGAGGCGTTCCAGTCGCTGAGCGTGGACATGCTGCGCCACCTGGAACTCATCGCCCCGGAAGCCCCGCCGGAAGAGCCCGAGGACGGCCTCGATCTCGACGAGGATTCGCCGGACGAGCAGGACACCGACCAGGACACCGGCGAGCAGGATGCGGGCGAGACGTCCGAGCAGGAAATGCGCGCCGAGATGGGCGAATCCGACGGGGGCGACGAGGACGAGGACAGCCTGTCCGAGCAGGACATGAATGACGGCGATCCGGGCGAGGACGGGGACGAGGGCATGATGCCCGTGCGCCCGAACCGCCAGTGGACCGACGTGCCTGACAGCTTCGATTACCAGCCTTTCACACAGGCGTTCGACGAAGTGGTCGAAGCCAGCGAGCTGTGCGACGCGGAGGAGCTGGACCGGCTGCGCGCCTATCTCGACAGCCAGCTGACCGGCCTGCAGGGCATCGTAACCCGCCTTGCCAACCGCCTCCAGCGCCGCCTGATGGCGCAGCAGAACCGCAGCTGGGATTTCGACCAGGAAGAAGGCCTGCTGGACGCCGCCCGCCTCGCCCGCGTGGTCATCAGCCCCGGGCACTCGCTGAGCTACAAGGTGGAGCAGGAACAGGACTTCAAGGACACGGTCGTCACCCTGCTGATCGACAATTCCGGGTCCATGCGCGGGCGGCCCATCAGCATTGCGGCGATCAGCGCGGACATCATGGCCCGCACGCTGGAACGCTGCGGCGTGAAGGTGGAAATCCTCGGCTTTACCACCCGCGCGTGGAAGGGCGGGCAAAGCCGCGAGAAATGGCTCTCCGACGGCAAGCCCCAGGGCCCCGGCCGCTTGAACGACCTGCGCCACATCATCTACAAGAAGGCGGACGAGCCCATGCGCCGCGCGCGCCGGAGCCTTGGCCTGATGATGCGCGAAGGGCTGCTGAAGGAGAATATCGACGGGGAGGCGCTGCTATGGGCGCACACCCGCCTGCTCGCCCGCCCGGAGGATCGCCGCATCCTGATGGTTATCTCAGATGGCGCCCCGGTGGACGACAGCACGCTGAGCGTGAACAGCGCCGGTTACCTCGAAATGCACCTGCGCAAGGTGATCGAGTGGATCGAGAAGCAGAG
- a CDS encoding homocysteine S-methyltransferase family protein, which yields MSAREKLKTAAAERILVFDGAFGTQIQERKLGEADYAGDLKLNADQKGNNDILALTRPDVIADITRAYLDAGSDVVSTNTFSANSISQADYAAEDLVRDINVASGRIARELADEYEAKDGRPRFVAGAIGPTNKTLSLSPDVEDPGFREIDFDSLVAVYKEQAAALVEGGADFILIETIFDTLNAKAGIMAVKQLETDLGRDVPIMLSMTLTDLSGRNLSGHTVEAFWYAVRHANPATIGLNCSFGADQLRPHVQLLSGIADTLLMAYPNAGLPNELGEYDEAPETTAGLVRLWAENGRANILGGCCGSTPDHIAAIAKAVDGLPPREVPARDTKMRLAGLEAFSVAA from the coding sequence ATGAGCGCGCGCGAGAAACTGAAAACCGCGGCTGCGGAGCGTATCCTGGTATTCGACGGGGCCTTCGGCACGCAGATCCAGGAACGCAAGCTGGGCGAGGCGGACTATGCCGGCGACCTGAAGCTGAATGCGGACCAGAAGGGCAATAACGACATCCTCGCCCTCACCCGGCCCGATGTGATCGCGGACATCACCCGCGCTTACCTCGATGCCGGGTCGGACGTGGTATCCACCAACACCTTCTCCGCCAATTCCATCAGCCAGGCCGATTATGCGGCGGAAGACCTTGTGCGCGATATCAACGTCGCATCGGGCCGTATCGCGCGCGAACTGGCAGACGAATACGAAGCGAAGGACGGCCGCCCGCGCTTCGTGGCCGGCGCCATCGGGCCGACCAACAAGACGCTCTCGCTCAGCCCCGACGTGGAAGACCCCGGTTTCCGCGAGATCGATTTCGACAGCCTTGTTGCCGTCTACAAGGAACAGGCCGCTGCGCTTGTCGAAGGCGGCGCGGACTTCATCCTGATCGAGACGATCTTCGACACGCTGAACGCCAAGGCCGGTATCATGGCCGTGAAGCAGCTGGAAACAGACCTTGGCCGCGACGTGCCGATCATGCTGTCCATGACGCTGACGGACCTCTCGGGCCGCAATCTGTCGGGCCACACGGTGGAAGCCTTCTGGTACGCCGTGCGCCATGCCAACCCGGCGACCATCGGCCTCAATTGCAGCTTCGGCGCGGACCAGCTTCGCCCGCATGTGCAGCTGCTGTCCGGCATCGCCGATACGCTGCTGATGGCCTATCCCAACGCCGGCCTGCCCAATGAACTGGGCGAGTATGACGAGGCACCCGAAACCACCGCCGGGCTTGTCAGGCTGTGGGCCGAGAATGGCCGCGCCAACATCCTTGGCGGATGCTGCGGCTCCACGCCGGATCACATTGCAGCGATTGCAAAGGCCGTTGACGGCCTGCCCCCGCGCGAAGTGCCTGCGCGCGACACCAAGATGCGGCTGGCAGGGCTCGAAGCCTTCTCCGTCGCAGCCTGA
- a CDS encoding DUF4197 family protein, with translation MSQEILIGRRNFLRNTAGGALLGASAIALPGCAGLGGPLSFTDAIRRLLYLSSERAFARLVEPGGYWDGVVADVGLGNMLGLRGDILGSILTSAIFRDRLADAFSGFAAEAAYNVAPVVADTIRVIGLQNAIALVRGGPTAATGFLRENMGVSLVEAMVPELADAMRLSREPLVGQALSLISGLDVAGVADRFAGNIDTAIWTEMGVEEAAIRANPQATGDPTIIGVFGGAGLLGG, from the coding sequence ATGTCGCAAGAAATCCTGATCGGTCGCCGCAATTTCCTGCGCAACACCGCCGGTGGCGCGCTGCTGGGAGCGAGTGCGATCGCCCTGCCGGGCTGCGCAGGCCTTGGCGGGCCACTGAGCTTTACCGATGCGATCCGCCGCCTGCTGTACCTCTCCAGCGAACGCGCCTTTGCGCGGCTGGTGGAGCCGGGCGGTTACTGGGACGGTGTCGTGGCCGATGTCGGCCTTGGCAACATGCTGGGACTGCGCGGCGATATCCTGGGCAGCATCCTGACCAGCGCCATCTTCCGCGACCGGCTGGCAGACGCCTTCAGCGGCTTTGCGGCCGAAGCAGCCTATAACGTAGCGCCCGTGGTGGCGGATACGATCCGCGTCATCGGCCTGCAGAACGCCATTGCCCTTGTGCGCGGCGGCCCGACAGCGGCCACCGGCTTCCTGCGTGAGAACATGGGCGTATCGCTGGTGGAGGCCATGGTGCCAGAGCTGGCCGATGCCATGCGCCTGAGCCGTGAACCGCTGGTGGGCCAGGCACTGTCGCTGATTTCCGGGCTCGATGTGGCGGGTGTGGCAGACCGCTTCGCTGGCAATATCGACACGGCGATCTGGACCGAAATGGGCGTGGAGGAAGCCGCCATTCGCGCCAATCCGCAAGCCACTGGCGATCCCACAATTATCGGTGTATTCGGTGGTGCAGGTCTGCTCGGGGGATAA